A genomic window from Armatimonadota bacterium includes:
- the selD gene encoding selenide, water dikinase SelD: MTARERVRLTALVACAGUASKLGPEDLAQVLRRLPVPSDPNLLVGTSTVDDAAVYRLADDLALVQTVDVFTPVVDDPYHYGAISAANALSDVYAMGGRPILALNIVGFPRGKLPLAVLEEILQGGADKAREAGVLIAGGHSIDDPEPKYGLAVTGVVRPDRIVRNVGAQPGDRLVLTKPLGIGIITTGIKQEKTSPQAIDEVIRVMETLNRDAAEAMVEVGVNAATDVTGFGLLGHLYEMTSASRVRAQLSYTAIPVLAEARTLVRQGAIAGGTARNYEYLRSRVDFAGLDEGDQLILCDAQTSGGLLMAVPPARLQALTAALARRNVLAAQIGHITGEGDGTIQVAP, encoded by the coding sequence GTGACGGCACGGGAGCGCGTCCGGCTCACCGCGCTGGTGGCCTGCGCGGGGTGAGCATCCAAACTCGGTCCTGAGGACCTGGCGCAGGTCCTGCGCCGGTTGCCGGTTCCCAGCGACCCGAACCTCCTGGTGGGGACGAGCACCGTCGACGACGCGGCAGTCTACCGCCTCGCCGACGACCTCGCCCTCGTCCAGACTGTAGACGTCTTCACGCCCGTCGTAGACGACCCGTACCACTACGGGGCGATCTCCGCGGCGAACGCGCTGTCCGACGTCTATGCCATGGGCGGCCGGCCGATCCTCGCCCTGAACATCGTCGGCTTTCCGCGCGGAAAGCTGCCGCTGGCGGTCCTGGAGGAGATCCTGCAGGGGGGCGCGGACAAGGCCCGGGAGGCGGGGGTCCTCATCGCGGGCGGCCACAGCATCGACGACCCGGAACCGAAGTACGGGCTGGCCGTCACGGGGGTGGTGCGCCCCGACCGGATCGTGCGCAACGTCGGCGCGCAACCGGGCGACCGCCTGGTCCTCACCAAGCCGCTGGGCATCGGCATCATCACCACGGGGATCAAGCAGGAGAAGACGTCACCCCAGGCGATCGACGAGGTCATCCGGGTGATGGAGACGCTCAACCGGGACGCCGCGGAGGCGATGGTCGAGGTGGGGGTGAACGCCGCCACAGACGTCACCGGATTCGGCCTGCTCGGCCACCTGTACGAGATGACGTCCGCCAGCCGCGTGCGTGCCCAACTGTCGTACACCGCCATCCCGGTCCTGGCGGAAGCCCGCACCCTCGTCCGACAGGGCGCCATCGCCGGAGGGACGGCCCGCAACTACGAATATTTGCGATCCCGCGTCGACTTCGCCGGGCTCGACGAGGGCGACCAGTTGATCCTCTGTGACGCGCAGACGTCGGGGGGGTTGCTCATGGCTGTCCCGCCGGCGCGGCTCCAGGCCCTGACCGCGGCCCTGGCCCGCCGGAACGTCCTTGCCGCGCAGATCGGGCATATTACCGGTGAAGGCGACGGCACCATCCAGGTCGCGCCGTAG
- a CDS encoding archease — translation MTLHQLRVFATVARLGSFSRAAEELGITQPSVSIQVADLERDLGVELFRQEGKRIALTPAGQALAEYAPRILALADEAVAAVRQAGREPVAPFEVIEHTSEAGIIARGRTLPEVFANAAAGMLSFIISPESVRPVESRRIVVTADDREGLLVAWLNELLILLNGDGFIPREFRIEELEATRLQAEVRGEPVDPGRHRFRLDVKAATYHQLEIGRDGGWYARVIFDV, via the coding sequence ATGACGTTGCACCAGCTCCGCGTCTTCGCCACTGTGGCGCGACTGGGCAGTTTCTCGCGCGCGGCCGAGGAGCTGGGGATCACCCAGCCCTCGGTCAGCATCCAGGTCGCCGACCTGGAGCGGGATCTGGGCGTGGAACTGTTCCGGCAGGAGGGGAAGCGGATCGCCCTGACTCCCGCCGGGCAGGCTCTGGCGGAGTACGCTCCGCGGATTCTGGCCCTGGCCGACGAGGCCGTGGCCGCCGTCCGTCAGGCCGGCCGCGAACCCGTCGCTCCCTTCGAGGTCATCGAGCACACCTCGGAAGCGGGGATCATCGCCCGGGGACGGACCCTGCCCGAGGTGTTCGCCAACGCCGCCGCGGGCATGCTCTCCTTCATCATCTCTCCAGAATCCGTCCGCCCCGTTGAGTCGCGCCGGATCGTCGTCACCGCCGACGACCGCGAGGGGCTCCTCGTGGCGTGGCTGAACGAACTGCTCATCCTGCTCAACGGGGACGGCTTCATCCCCCGGGAATTCCGCATCGAGGAGCTGGAAGCTACGCGCCTTCAGGCGGAGGTCCGGGGCGAGCCGGTGGATCCCGGGCGGCACCGCTTCCGACTCGATGTCAAGGCGGCCACCTACCATCAGCTCGAGATCGGCCGGGACGGCGGATGGTACGCGCGGGTCATCTTCGATGTGTGA
- the serS gene encoding serine--tRNA ligase: MLDLKLIRDDPELVREGLRKKHADVGLVDRVLELDRRRREWIRQVEALRAEQNQASAAIPRLTGEERARRLAELREVADRLKALEPELKTLEERLHRTLLLFPNLPHPSVPPGRDASENVPLRTWGRKPEFTFPPLDHLDLGTRLGIIDMERGAKVAGSRFYYLKGAGVLLEQALMRFGLDLLVAEGFTPVVTPFLVRPEIITGAWGGAELDTQQVYRIEGEDLALIGTSEQSLAGMYQGETLEEETLPRRFAGISWNFRREAGSYGRDVRGLYRVHQFDKLEMFSYVVPERSWDEHEYLVSLEERFLQRLGLHHRVVAICGGDTSIPSAKTYDVETWMPGRGEFGETQSCSNCTDFQARRLGIRVRRARGTEYVHTLNGTLVATSRALIAVLENYQQPDGSVRIPEVLVPYMNGQEEIRP, from the coding sequence ATGCTCGATCTGAAGCTGATTCGGGACGATCCGGAACTGGTGCGCGAGGGGCTGCGCAAGAAGCACGCCGATGTGGGCCTCGTCGATCGCGTCCTGGAGCTCGACCGCCGGCGGCGGGAGTGGATCCGACAGGTGGAAGCGCTGCGCGCCGAGCAAAACCAGGCCTCCGCGGCCATCCCCCGCCTGACCGGCGAGGAACGCGCCCGCCGCCTCGCGGAGCTGCGGGAGGTGGCCGACCGTCTGAAGGCGCTGGAACCCGAGCTGAAGACCCTGGAAGAGCGGCTGCACCGGACGCTGCTGCTCTTCCCCAATCTGCCCCATCCGTCCGTCCCGCCGGGGAGAGATGCCTCGGAGAACGTGCCGCTGCGCACCTGGGGACGGAAGCCGGAGTTCACCTTCCCTCCGCTGGACCACCTCGATCTGGGGACGCGCCTCGGCATCATCGATATGGAGCGCGGCGCCAAGGTGGCCGGGTCGCGCTTCTACTACCTGAAGGGTGCGGGGGTGCTGTTGGAGCAGGCGTTGATGCGCTTCGGGTTGGACCTGCTGGTCGCGGAGGGGTTCACGCCGGTCGTCACCCCTTTCCTGGTGCGCCCCGAAATCATCACCGGCGCCTGGGGGGGCGCGGAACTGGATACCCAGCAGGTCTACCGGATCGAGGGCGAGGATCTGGCGCTGATCGGGACCTCGGAACAGAGCCTGGCCGGCATGTATCAGGGGGAGACGCTTGAGGAGGAGACCCTGCCCCGGCGGTTCGCCGGGATCTCCTGGAATTTCCGCCGGGAAGCCGGCAGCTACGGACGCGACGTGCGCGGCCTCTACCGGGTGCATCAGTTCGACAAGCTGGAGATGTTCTCGTACGTGGTGCCCGAGCGCTCCTGGGACGAGCACGAATACCTCGTCTCGCTGGAGGAGCGCTTCCTGCAGCGGCTGGGGCTCCACCACCGGGTTGTGGCGATCTGCGGCGGCGACACGAGCATCCCGTCGGCGAAGACCTACGACGTGGAGACGTGGATGCCGGGCCGCGGCGAGTTCGGGGAGACGCAGTCCTGCAGCAACTGCACGGACTTTCAGGCCCGGCGGCTCGGGATCCGCGTGCGGCGGGCCCGCGGCACAGAGTATGTGCACACCCTGAACGGGACGCTGGTGGCGACCAGCCGGGCGCTCATCGCCGTGCTGGAGAACTACCAGCAGCCGGACGGCAGCGTCCGCATCCCCGAGGTTCTGGTCCCGTACATGAACGGGCAGGAGGAGATCCGACCGTGA
- a CDS encoding fused MFS/spermidine synthase: protein MTLRFVVFGSGAVLMALEIVGSRVLAPYFGSSVYVWGSLISIFLAALSVGYYLGGVAADRWPRPGVLALTLGTAGVLILLLPPLARPILEAFTVWDLGPRLSPLLASVVLFALPSVLMGATSPFAIKLAATTLATVGNTAGVLYAISTAGSIVGTLLTAFVLIPAMGVRAILYTLGGSLLVFSALMAMLAARGVRRAAAAVTVLALVLAALPAAGQTRCGEPRVVFERDTVYHRIRVAEDNCYRWLHFDRSRQGGMFLTDPRESPLVYPDYFLLAWLFNPNIRRVLVVGLGSGSVPKRLLSDFPGVQVDSVELDPVVVEVAKRYFAVTEGPRHRIFVQDGRQYIRRTDTPYDLIVMDAYHAEGVPFHLVTQEFFRQVKARLTPGGIVAANIVGFLGGPDSKLFKAIYKTYAAEFTGLYLFPVQVQYYPEEDRVRTIILFAGARPGLGRRDLTATLGQLRREKKVPPALRTDFLGDFYTRPVATDEVPVLTDDRSFSDILPVWGWDPERR, encoded by the coding sequence GTGACTCTGCGCTTTGTGGTGTTCGGTTCCGGCGCGGTGCTGATGGCCCTGGAGATCGTGGGCAGCCGCGTACTGGCGCCGTACTTCGGCAGTTCGGTTTACGTGTGGGGCAGCCTGATCAGCATTTTCCTGGCCGCCCTCAGCGTCGGCTACTACCTGGGCGGCGTCGCCGCCGACCGCTGGCCCCGTCCCGGTGTCCTGGCCCTGACGCTGGGCACGGCCGGCGTCCTGATCCTCCTGTTGCCGCCGCTGGCTCGGCCCATCCTGGAGGCCTTCACGGTCTGGGATCTGGGACCGCGCCTGTCGCCGCTGCTGGCCTCCGTCGTCCTGTTTGCCCTGCCCAGCGTCCTGATGGGCGCCACCTCGCCCTTTGCCATCAAGCTGGCCGCGACGACGCTGGCCACCGTGGGCAACACCGCCGGCGTCCTGTACGCCATCTCCACCGCCGGGAGCATCGTGGGAACGCTGCTCACCGCCTTCGTGCTCATTCCGGCGATGGGCGTACGGGCGATTCTCTACACGCTGGGAGGGAGCCTGCTGGTCTTCTCGGCGTTGATGGCGATGCTGGCCGCGCGCGGCGTCCGCCGCGCCGCGGCCGCCGTCACGGTGCTCGCCCTCGTCCTCGCCGCCCTCCCCGCCGCCGGGCAGACGCGGTGCGGCGAGCCCCGCGTGGTGTTCGAGCGCGACACCGTGTATCATCGCATCCGTGTCGCCGAGGACAACTGCTACCGCTGGCTGCACTTCGACCGCTCCCGCCAGGGCGGCATGTTCCTCACCGACCCGCGGGAGAGCCCGCTGGTCTATCCCGACTACTTCCTGCTAGCCTGGCTGTTCAACCCGAACATCAGGCGCGTGCTGGTGGTCGGGCTCGGTTCCGGCTCCGTCCCCAAGCGCCTGCTCAGCGACTTCCCGGGCGTGCAGGTGGACTCCGTCGAGCTGGACCCGGTCGTCGTCGAGGTGGCGAAACGGTACTTCGCCGTCACCGAGGGACCGCGCCACCGCATCTTCGTTCAGGACGGCCGCCAGTACATCCGACGGACGGATACCCCGTACGACCTGATTGTCATGGACGCCTACCACGCCGAGGGCGTGCCCTTTCATCTCGTCACGCAGGAGTTTTTCCGTCAGGTCAAGGCCAGGCTGACGCCGGGCGGGATCGTGGCCGCCAACATCGTCGGGTTCCTGGGCGGCCCGGACAGCAAGCTCTTCAAAGCGATCTACAAGACCTACGCTGCGGAGTTTACGGGGCTGTACCTCTTTCCCGTGCAGGTCCAGTATTACCCCGAGGAGGATCGGGTGCGCACCATCATCCTCTTCGCCGGGGCCCGGCCGGGGCTCGGCAGGCGTGACCTGACGGCGACCCTGGGCCAGCTGCGCCGGGAGAAAAAAGTCCCCCCGGCGCTGCGCACCGACTTTCTGGGCGACTTCTATACCCGGCCCGTGGCGACGGACGAGGTGCCGGTGCTGACCGACGACCGCTCCTTCAGCGACATCCTCCCGGTGTGGGGCTGGGACCCGGAACGCAGGTAG
- a CDS encoding ribonuclease H-like YkuK family protein → MDAQSSSTPARPQPTGAAPAGRPAKTARGAMEFVSPTFGRLSFRQMFEHLVGYMNEEPDQKYHLIIGTDSLLSDQTCFVTAVIIHRLGHGGRYFYRKMYNRKMDSLRQRIFFETALSLETAGLISAELSRNGHSELPVEIHLDVGPNGDTKRIIREVVGMVTGSGYLAVTKPDAYGATKVADKHSK, encoded by the coding sequence ATGGACGCGCAGAGCTCGTCAACACCCGCCCGGCCGCAGCCTACAGGCGCGGCGCCGGCGGGGCGGCCCGCCAAGACGGCGCGGGGCGCCATGGAGTTTGTCAGCCCCACTTTCGGCCGACTCAGCTTCCGCCAGATGTTCGAGCACCTCGTGGGCTACATGAACGAGGAGCCCGACCAGAAATACCACCTGATCATCGGCACGGACTCCCTGCTCAGCGACCAGACCTGCTTCGTCACCGCGGTCATCATCCACCGCCTGGGCCACGGCGGGCGGTACTTCTACCGGAAGATGTACAACCGGAAGATGGACAGCCTGCGCCAGCGCATCTTCTTCGAGACCGCGCTCTCCCTGGAGACGGCCGGGCTAATCAGCGCCGAGCTCTCCCGCAACGGCCACTCCGAACTACCGGTGGAGATCCACCTCGACGTCGGCCCCAACGGCGACACCAAGCGGATCATTCGCGAGGTGGTCGGCATGGTCACCGGCTCAGGGTACCTGGCCGTGACCAAGCCCGACGCCTACGGCGCAACTAAGGTCGCAGACAAGCACTCCAAGTAG
- the recR gene encoding recombination mediator RecR, with amino-acid sequence MYAEPLARLIEELSKMPTVGPKTAQRLAFYILGLPAEDVARLSQAILDAKARIRHCSICFHITDVDPCAICTAPNRSAEVICVVEDPRDVLAMERTREFKGRYHVLHGAISPLDGVGPDDLKIAELLTRVKGGEVKEVIVATNPRVEGEATAIYLARILKPLGIKVTRLAHGLPVGGDLEYADEVTLAKALEGRREI; translated from the coding sequence GTGTACGCCGAGCCGCTGGCGCGGCTGATCGAAGAGCTCAGCAAGATGCCCACGGTGGGGCCGAAGACGGCGCAACGGCTGGCCTTCTACATCCTCGGCCTGCCGGCGGAAGACGTGGCCCGACTCAGCCAGGCGATCCTCGACGCCAAGGCCCGCATCCGCCACTGCAGCATCTGCTTCCACATCACCGATGTCGATCCGTGCGCCATCTGCACCGCCCCGAACCGCAGCGCCGAGGTGATCTGCGTCGTCGAGGATCCGCGCGATGTGCTGGCCATGGAGCGCACCCGGGAATTCAAGGGACGGTACCACGTGCTGCACGGGGCGATCTCCCCCCTGGACGGCGTCGGGCCCGACGACCTGAAAATCGCCGAGTTGCTCACCCGGGTGAAAGGCGGTGAGGTCAAAGAGGTCATCGTCGCCACCAATCCCCGCGTGGAGGGCGAGGCCACGGCCATCTACCTGGCCAGGATCCTGAAGCCTCTGGGGATCAAGGTCACGCGCCTGGCCCACGGGCTGCCGGTCGGCGGCGATCTGGAGTACGCCGACGAAGTGACCCTGGCCAAGGCGCTGGAGGGCCGGAGGGAGATCTAG
- a CDS encoding YbaB/EbfC family nucleoid-associated protein: MRDLGKMMKQVQKLQAEMARVQEEMKGERVEATAGGGVVRAVANLHGEIQEIRIDPSVVDPSDVTMLQDLILAALTEVQRAARTRAEEKMRTVTGGLPLPPGLI, translated from the coding sequence ATGCGTGACCTCGGGAAGATGATGAAGCAGGTGCAGAAGCTCCAGGCCGAGATGGCCCGCGTGCAGGAGGAGATGAAAGGGGAACGCGTGGAGGCCACGGCCGGCGGCGGGGTGGTGCGCGCCGTGGCCAATCTGCACGGGGAGATCCAGGAGATCCGGATCGACCCCTCCGTCGTGGATCCTTCGGATGTGACCATGCTCCAGGACCTCATCCTCGCCGCCCTCACCGAAGTGCAGCGGGCGGCGCGCACCAGAGCGGAAGAGAAGATGCGGACCGTCACGGGCGGGCTGCCGCTGCCGCCGGGCCTGATCTAG
- the dnaX gene encoding DNA polymerase III subunit gamma/tau, with product MSHLSFYRKWRPQTFEEVIGQERVTRTLQNAIRTGRVVHAYLFAGHRGTGKTTTARILAKALNCLQGPTPTPDNTCPNCQAIAGGYSVDVIEIDAASNRGIEEIRELRDRIRLAPTEGRKKVYIIDEAHMLTPEAANALLKTLEEPPEHAVLVLVTTEPHRLPATILSRCQRFDFRRVSQKEIIARLRHIAATEGFAIDDPALALIVAAADGSVRDAESILDQLAAFAQGPITAADVQALLGLLPEDVSLRLADAIVAHDAPAALELVGQVINEGKDVRQVLRTLLDHFRDLLVLRTGGRGEVLDTTEGRLQALQAQAGRIDLPEILRALNVLSAADAEARWSPQPRLALEVALIRLCRPEMDPTLEGLRTRLYALEERLGTAPGTPPPARQTPATPPLPLPEREPAAEQPSRAAERPSRAPRRPPSEGPQNAATAPPPAAAPASVGAAVASPPGVAPEPPVPAVGIEDVRRSWARILEEVKRTKMFCHALLIEGVPLAVEDDHLVIGLRQGYNFHRDNLHRPENRSVVEGAVERVLRHHLRLRCTVLDDAAPPAPTGPAITVQSDPLVARAVELFGGHVVEIKDA from the coding sequence ATGTCCCACCTGTCCTTTTACCGGAAGTGGCGGCCCCAGACCTTTGAGGAGGTGATCGGCCAGGAACGCGTCACGCGGACCCTGCAGAACGCCATCCGCACCGGCCGGGTCGTGCACGCCTACCTGTTCGCGGGCCACCGCGGGACGGGCAAGACCACCACGGCGCGCATCCTGGCCAAGGCGCTGAACTGCCTGCAGGGGCCTACGCCCACCCCCGACAACACCTGCCCCAACTGCCAGGCCATCGCCGGCGGGTACTCTGTGGACGTCATCGAGATCGACGCGGCCAGCAACCGCGGCATCGAGGAGATCCGCGAACTGCGGGACCGGATCCGCCTGGCCCCCACCGAAGGACGCAAGAAAGTCTACATCATCGACGAAGCGCACATGCTGACCCCGGAGGCGGCGAATGCGCTGCTCAAGACCCTGGAAGAACCCCCCGAGCACGCCGTCCTGGTCCTCGTCACCACCGAGCCGCACCGCCTCCCGGCGACCATCCTGTCCCGGTGCCAGCGCTTCGACTTCCGCCGTGTCTCTCAGAAGGAGATCATCGCCCGCCTGCGCCACATCGCCGCCACCGAGGGGTTCGCCATCGACGATCCCGCACTGGCGCTGATCGTCGCCGCGGCCGACGGGTCGGTCCGGGACGCGGAGTCGATCCTCGACCAGCTCGCCGCCTTTGCGCAAGGACCGATCACCGCCGCCGACGTGCAGGCCCTGCTCGGCCTCCTGCCCGAGGATGTCTCGCTGCGCCTGGCCGACGCCATCGTGGCCCACGACGCGCCGGCGGCGCTGGAACTGGTGGGGCAGGTCATCAACGAAGGCAAGGACGTGCGCCAGGTGCTGCGCACGCTGCTCGACCACTTCCGCGACCTGCTGGTGCTCCGGACAGGAGGCCGCGGGGAGGTCCTGGACACGACCGAAGGGCGGCTGCAGGCGCTGCAGGCGCAGGCCGGCAGGATCGACCTTCCGGAGATCCTGCGCGCGCTCAACGTGCTCTCCGCCGCCGATGCGGAAGCCCGCTGGAGCCCGCAGCCCCGGCTGGCCCTGGAGGTCGCGCTGATCCGGCTGTGCCGGCCGGAGATGGATCCGACGCTGGAGGGACTCCGCACGCGCCTCTATGCCCTGGAGGAACGGCTGGGCACGGCCCCCGGGACTCCACCGCCGGCGCGTCAGACGCCGGCTACCCCTCCCCTGCCGCTCCCGGAGCGCGAACCGGCCGCCGAGCAACCCTCCCGCGCCGCGGAGCGTCCTTCGCGCGCACCGCGCAGACCCCCCTCCGAGGGGCCGCAGAACGCCGCGACCGCTCCGCCGCCCGCGGCCGCTCCGGCCTCGGTCGGCGCCGCCGTGGCCTCGCCTCCGGGAGTCGCGCCTGAACCACCCGTTCCCGCCGTGGGGATCGAGGACGTCCGCCGGTCCTGGGCCCGCATCCTGGAGGAAGTCAAGCGCACGAAGATGTTCTGCCACGCGCTGTTGATCGAGGGCGTACCGCTGGCCGTCGAGGACGACCACCTCGTGATCGGCCTCCGCCAGGGATACAATTTCCATCGGGACAACCTGCACCGTCCGGAGAACCGTTCCGTCGTGGAAGGCGCCGTCGAGCGCGTCCTGCGTCACCACCTGCGCCTGCGCTGCACCGTCCTCGACGACGCGGCGCCCCCGGCCCCCACCGGGCCGGCGATCACGGTCCAGAGCGACCCGCTTGTGGCCAGGGCGGTGGAGTTGTTCGGGGGCCACGTCGTGGAGATCAAGGATGCGTGA
- a CDS encoding CPBP family glutamic-type intramembrane protease produces the protein MPLSPELAVFLIVSALAATWVHTDYRSRTDGPLWERIAWWLGTLLALPIFLPIYLVAARPPGRLVRCPSCGRLTLAHRAACRHCGNAIAFEPGPRLWGLSEVAGISLAFILTLALVAQTLGVGPEVSLPELVAFATLQNALFIGLTLYVARIRYRLPAATLGLRAQRWPLWVAGGLIAGALSVPVSTGAEDLAITIIAFFTGRARAEAMAEEEHLRDVLTGILQGPLTAGQIVLIFLLLCALVPVGEELFFRGFVYGALRRWGIPLANVLSAFFFAAVHHQVVHFLPVFLLGIILAWLYERTGSLLPAMLVHALNNAVAILQTLYGWKF, from the coding sequence GTGCCCCTTTCGCCCGAGCTGGCCGTCTTCCTCATCGTCTCCGCCCTGGCCGCCACCTGGGTCCACACTGACTACCGGTCCCGGACCGACGGACCGTTGTGGGAGCGGATCGCCTGGTGGCTGGGCACGCTCCTGGCCCTGCCCATTTTCCTCCCCATCTACCTCGTGGCGGCCCGGCCGCCCGGCCGCCTGGTGCGCTGCCCGTCGTGCGGGCGACTGACCCTGGCCCACCGCGCCGCGTGCCGCCATTGCGGCAACGCCATCGCCTTCGAACCCGGCCCGCGCCTGTGGGGTCTGTCCGAGGTGGCGGGGATCAGTCTCGCCTTCATCCTCACCCTGGCACTTGTGGCGCAGACGCTGGGCGTGGGGCCGGAGGTCTCGTTGCCGGAACTGGTGGCCTTCGCCACCCTCCAGAACGCCCTGTTCATCGGCCTCACCCTCTACGTGGCGCGCATCCGCTACCGCCTGCCCGCCGCCACGCTGGGCCTGAGGGCGCAGCGGTGGCCCCTGTGGGTGGCCGGCGGTCTGATCGCCGGCGCCCTGTCCGTCCCGGTGAGCACCGGCGCCGAAGACCTGGCCATCACCATCATCGCCTTCTTCACCGGACGGGCCAGGGCGGAGGCGATGGCGGAGGAGGAGCATCTCAGGGACGTGCTGACCGGCATCCTGCAGGGACCGCTGACGGCGGGCCAGATCGTGTTGATCTTCCTCCTGCTCTGCGCGCTCGTGCCGGTGGGGGAGGAACTGTTCTTCCGCGGATTCGTCTACGGCGCCCTGCGCCGATGGGGAATCCCGCTGGCCAACGTCCTCTCCGCTTTCTTCTTCGCCGCCGTCCACCACCAGGTGGTGCACTTCCTGCCCGTCTTCCTCCTGGGGATCATCCTCGCCTGGCTGTACGAGCGCACCGGCTCGCTGCTGCCGGCGATGCTGGTGCACGCCCTGAACAATGCCGTGGCCATCCTGCAGACCCTCTACGGCTGGAAGTTCTGA
- the lepB gene encoding signal peptidase I encodes MEAPSTRPIWRRAAGGLWEFAKTLIIAFILAQLIMVSVAQAFQVEQYSMEPTLLPHDRVLVDKFLHRLRQPRRGDVIVLRYPLNPERNYIKRIVALPGDRLELREGRLFINNMPVAEPYVNGVPQGDFGPVTVPADAVFVMGDNRNNSEDSRSFGALKKDKIVGQAILIYWPPQRIRLLLPR; translated from the coding sequence ATGGAAGCACCCTCGACGAGGCCCATCTGGCGCAGGGCGGCGGGCGGGTTGTGGGAGTTCGCCAAGACCCTGATCATCGCCTTCATCCTGGCGCAGCTGATCATGGTCTCCGTGGCGCAGGCCTTCCAGGTGGAGCAGTACTCCATGGAGCCCACGCTGCTCCCCCACGATCGTGTGCTGGTGGACAAATTCCTGCACCGCCTGCGGCAGCCCCGCCGCGGCGACGTGATCGTCCTGCGGTACCCCCTCAACCCCGAGCGCAACTACATCAAACGCATCGTCGCCCTTCCGGGGGATCGGCTGGAACTCAGAGAGGGCAGGCTCTTCATCAACAACATGCCGGTGGCCGAACCGTACGTGAATGGGGTGCCGCAGGGGGACTTCGGTCCCGTCACCGTCCCGGCGGATGCGGTCTTCGTCATGGGCGACAACCGCAACAACAGCGAGGACAGCCGCTCCTTCGGCGCCCTGAAGAAAGACAAGATCGTGGGCCAGGCCATCCTCATCTACTGGCCGCCGCAGCGGATCCGGCTCCTCCTCCCCCGCTAG